A portion of the Lolium rigidum isolate FL_2022 chromosome 1, APGP_CSIRO_Lrig_0.1, whole genome shotgun sequence genome contains these proteins:
- the LOC124681117 gene encoding uncharacterized protein LOC124681117 — MAMRCALTSLPARLRCPAAVASGTRRLLSGGKGGVLKEEERAKETVYIQKMERDRQEKHKKQLEKEKAEAEKAKSGADGKKPE; from the exons ATGGCGATGAGATGCGCGCTGACCTCCCTCCCGGCGCGCCTCCGGTGTCCGGCGGCGGTCGCGAGCGGCACCCGGCGCCTCTTGAGCGGCGGGAAGGGCGGCGTGctcaaggaggaggagcgcgccaaGGAGACCGTATACATCCAG AAGATGGAGAGGGATAGGCAGGAGAAACACAAGAAGCAGCTCGAGAAGGAGAAGGCCGAGGCTGAGAAGGCCAAGTCTGGAGCCGATGGCAAG AAGCCCGAGTGA